A genomic stretch from Oryzias latipes chromosome 24, ASM223467v1 includes:
- the htr1b gene encoding 5-hydroxytryptamine receptor 1B produces MESVSQLKPTPAIYGELLNISTNDTHANFTSKEEEKGTNLAFQAGLAVTLALITFATTLSNAFVIATIYQSRKLHTPANFLIASLAVTDLLVSILVMPISALYTVCQTWTLGQVVCDIWLSSDITCCTASILHLCVIALDRYWAITDAVEYSKKRTPARAAGMIATAWVIAISISLPPFFWRQVKAEEVTSCNVNTDHIFYTIYSTFGAFYIPTLLLIALYGRIYVEARKRILKQSQNKPGKRLTSARLITNSPGSVASTTSLNYGTNDTSSCDTTSSANVSQVKVTVSDALLEKKRISAAREKKATKTLGIILGAYIICWLPFFIYTLLVPLCDSCFHPELFDIFTWLGYLNSLINPIIYTMSNEDFKQAFHKLIRFRCCRA; encoded by the coding sequence ATGGAGAGCGTCAGCCAGCTCAAACCGACGCCTGCCATCTACGGAGAGCTGTTGAACATCTCCACAAATGACACCCATGCCAATTTCACCtcaaaggaggaggagaaaggcACAAACTTGGCTTTTCAGGCGGGGCTTGCGGTGACCTTAGCCCTCATAACTTTTGCCACAACGCTTTCCAACGCGTTCGTCATCGCCACTATTTATCAGTCCCGCAAATTACACACTCCAGCAAACTTTCTGATCGCCTCCCTGGCGGTCACGGATCTGCTGGTTTCCATTTTGGTGATGCCCATCAGCGCGCTCTACACAGTGTGTCAAACGTGGACTCTCGGGCAGGTCGTGTGTGACATCTGGCTCTCATCGGATATAACGTGCTGCACCGCATCCATCCTTCACCTGTGCGTAATTGCGCTGGACCGCTACTGGGCCATCACGGACGCGGTGGAGTATTCCAAAAAGCGCACGCCGGCGCGCGCAGCCGGGATGATCGCCACAGCCTGGGTGATCGCCATCTCCATCTCTCTGCCGCCTTTTTTCTGGCGCCAGGTGAAGGCGGAGGAGGTGACGAGCTGCAATGTGAACACCGATCACATTTTCTACACCATTTACTCCACCTTTGGCGCCTTCTACATCCCCACGCTGCTGCTCATCGCCCTGTACGGCAGGATTTACGTGGAAGCCCGGAAGCGCATCTTGAAGCAGTCACAAAATAAGCCGGGGAAGAGACTCACTTCGGCGCGCCTCATCACTAACTCCCCCGGTTCGGTGGCGTCCACGACCTCCCTCAACTACGGGACGAACGACACCTCCTCATGTGACACTACCTCGTCTGCGAACGTGAGCCAAGTCAAAGTCACTGTGTCCGACGCGCTGCTGGAGAAGAAGCGGATCTCCGCTGCCAGGGAGAAGAAGGCGACCAAAACTTTGGGAATAATCCTGGGAGCTTATATTATATGCTGGCTCCCGTTTTTCATTTACACCCTTCTAGTGCCTCTGTGCGATTCCTGTTTCCATCCGgagttatttgacattttcacttGGCTTGGTTACCTCAACTCACTAATCAACCCCATCATTTACACCATGTCCAATGAGGATTTTAAGCAGGCTTTTCACAAACTGATACGCTTTCGATGTTGCAGAGCGTGA